Below is a genomic region from Bradyrhizobium sp. 1(2017).
TCCCGGTACTGGTCGGCGGCTGCGCAATCGCGCTGGTATCATTCGCTGACACCAGCGTGCTTTCGCGTGCCTATGCCGCGCGATTGGGAACGCATGCCGATCCCAACCAGGAAATGGTGGGGCTTGGCGCCGCCAATCTGGCAACCGGCTTTTTTCAAGGGTTCCCGATCAGCAGCAGCTCATCGCGTACTCCCGTTGCGGAAGCCGCCGGCGCCCGCACGCAACTAACCAGCGTCGTCGGCGCGCTTGCTATCGCCATCCTTCTGTTGGCGGCCCCAAACCTCCTTCAGCATTTGCCCACTGCCGCGTTGGCGGCCGTCGTCATCGCCTCTGCGATCGGCTTGTTTGAGGTCACCGACCTCAAGCGAATCTATCGGATTCAGCAGTGGGAGTTCTGGCTGTCGATGGTCTGCTTTGTCGGCGTGGCGGTGCTCGGAGTGATCCCAGGAATTGGTCTGGCAATCGTAATCGCTATCGCCGAGTTCTTGTGGGACGGTTGGCGCCCACACTCCGCCGTGTTGGGTCGCGCCCACGGCGTGAAAGGTTATCACGACATCACAAGATATCCGGATGCACGCCAAATCCCCGGGCTGGTCCTGTTTCGGTGGGATGCGCCTCTGTTCTTCGCCAACGCCGAGTTTTTCAAAGAGCGCGTACTGGATGCCGTGGCGAAATCGCCGACCCCCGTACGATGGCTGGTCGTCGCGGCGGAGCCTGTCACCAGCGTGGACGTCTCCGCCGGCGATGCAGTCGCCGAATTGGACGAGGCGTTGCACGCGCAGGGTATCGAGTTCTGCTTTGCCGAGCTGAAAGATCCAGTAAAGGACAAGCTGAAGAGATTTGGGCTTTTATCGCAGCTTGGCGAGCAATATTTTTTTCCAACCATTGGCGCAGCCGTTTCCACTTACTTGGAAATCAATGACGTCGAGTGGGAGGACTGGGAGGACCAGGCCGAACGTTAGGAAGTGACACGCCGGGCTTGAATACACACGTCGATTGACTTCAGATCCTGGCCCTTGGCAGGGATTGTTGCGCTCAGAGCTGATGTCGGCGGCTTCAAGGAGCGCCGCGATGGACGACGGCGGCCGCATCCCAGGCATTCCAGATTGTCAATTCTTGGGGAGACTGCTCGGTGGG
It encodes:
- a CDS encoding SulP family inorganic anion transporter, which gives rise to MKHWIHWLPAIETVRRYEAAWLPRDIFAGLVLATMLVPVGIAYAVASGLPGIHGLYATIVPLLVYALFGPSRILVLGPDSALAAVILGVVLPLSGCDPLRAVTLAAMMAIVSGTVCILAGIARLGFVTELLSKPIRYGYMNGIALTVLISQLPKLFGFSIEGEGPLRSLWAIAGAILDGRINWVAFGIGLGTLMVILLLQNNKRLPGILIAVVGATGIVGLLELGTRYGVAVLGSLPQGLPGFAIPWITYGDIVPVLVGGCAIALVSFADTSVLSRAYAARLGTHADPNQEMVGLGAANLATGFFQGFPISSSSSRTPVAEAAGARTQLTSVVGALAIAILLLAAPNLLQHLPTAALAAVVIASAIGLFEVTDLKRIYRIQQWEFWLSMVCFVGVAVLGVIPGIGLAIVIAIAEFLWDGWRPHSAVLGRAHGVKGYHDITRYPDARQIPGLVLFRWDAPLFFANAEFFKERVLDAVAKSPTPVRWLVVAAEPVTSVDVSAGDAVAELDEALHAQGIEFCFAELKDPVKDKLKRFGLLSQLGEQYFFPTIGAAVSTYLEINDVEWEDWEDQAER